The Clostridiales bacterium DNA segment TAGAAAATTTTATATTGAAAGTATTGAGCACGGTAATATAAGGCGGGTCTGAGGTGACAGTCATGGATAAAAGAACTATTGTCGACGTACTAAATCAAATTGGGCTTTTACTGGAATTAAAGGGTGAAAATGTTTTCAAATCAAGGGCATATTATAATGCCGCCAGGAAGATCGAAACCCTTGATGAAGATATAGGGATTCTTGTAAAAGAAGACAGGCTAAAAAATATAGACGGCATTGGCGATGCATTGAACAAAAAGCTTACGGAACTTGTTGAAACAGGCAGGCTGGAGTATTATGAAAACCTCAGGGCATCCATCCCTGAGGGACTAATCGCGATGCTCAAAATACCGGGACTTGGTCCTAAAAAGATAAGAGTCCTGTATGACAAACTTGGGATAAAGACGGTTGACGAACTTGAACATGCATGTTTGGGGGATAAACTTACTGAACTTAGAGGGTTTGGTGAAAATACTCAGAGCAGGATTTTAAGGGGCATAAAATTTATCAGGCAATTCAGCGGACAGCATCTATTCGCTGATGCATATAATGATGCAGTCAAAATAAGGCAGTATTTGATAAACAGCGGCTTGCCTGTAAGATGCGAAATAGGCGGAAGTCTGAGACGGAAAAAGGAGATTGTAAAGGATATAGACATACTTGCGACATCCGATGATCCGCAAAAGCTTATGGATACATTTGCGTCATATGAAGATATGGCAAATATTATCGCAAAGGGAGACACAAAGACCAGCATAACATTGAAATCCGGCATCAATGTGGACCTCAGGGTTGTGTGCGATGATGAATATCCTTATGCGCTTCATCACTTTACGGGAAGCAGGGAGCACAATATCGCCATGAGGCACAGGGCAAAGAAGATGGGGTTTAAAATGAACGAATATGGCCTGTTCAGCGGCGATGTGTTCATAAAATGCGCCGATGAGGAAGGCTTATTCAATAAATTGGGTCTATCGTATATTCCTCCGGAGCTTCGGGAAAATATGGGGGAGATAGAAGCGGCCGAAAGCAACAATATTCCCAAATTGATCGATGAAAGGGATATCAAGGGAATATTTCATGTGCACACAACATACAGCGACGGCGCGAATTACCTGGACGAAATAGTGGATGCTGCGAGAGAGCGTGGATATAAATATATAGGCATTACGGACCACAGCAAGTCCGCCTTTTATGCAAACGGTCTCAAAAATGAAGATATTTTACGCCAGTTCCATGAGATAAATGGGTTGAATGAAAAATATAAAGATATAACAATATTAAAGGGAATAGAGTCGGACGTACTGAAGGACGGCTCTTTAGATTATGATGAGGAAACTCTAAAAAAGTTTGATTTTATAATAGCGTCGGTACATTCCAATTTTAAAATGAGCAAGGAAGATATGACTGAGAGGATATTGAATGCAGTAAAAAATAAATATACGAAGATATTAGGGCATCCTACGGGCAGGATTCTTCTCGAAAGGGACGGCTATGACATTGATATATACAAGATAATCGATGCTGCGGCCGAATATGGAAAGGTCATCGAGATCAATGCAAATCCATATAGGCTTGACCTTGATTGGAGATATATAAAATATGCAAAGGAAAAAGGCGTAAAGTTTGCTATATGCCCCGATGCCCACGATATAGAAGGCCTCGACCACGTAAAATATGGCATAGGCATCGCGCGCAAGGGCTGGCTTGAAGCAGGCGATGTCATAAACACATATGAACTTGCAGATTTGAAAAAAGTTTTCAGCGGAGATGTGCAGTGAATTTAAGGGAGGATTTTAAGGGCAATAAGCCCTTTTTTTATTGGGATCGAAAAATAGACGGTTTACTTTAAAAAATCATAGGGCTTGAAACTTCCTTTTAAAAGATGTATTATTCATATATAAGAACATTGTCCTTATATATGAATAATAGCCTATAAAATGTATTCCCGTATTATGAATTTTCGAAGCAGAACCACCTTATTTACAGTAAAAAGATATTGATGGATATGGATTAATACGCATAGGAGGATGGATATGGCAGTACAAAATCATAGATCGCTTGAAAGAGCGCTTGATATAACAGAACTTATATCAGCAAACAAAAAAGGCCTTGGACTAAGCGAAATATGCACGAAATTGAATTTGCCTAAATCCAGTGTGTTTTCACTTGTTCATACATTGACAGTAAGAAATTATCTGAATATTGATAAGTATACGGGAAAATATAGGCTCGGGCTTAAGATATTTGAGGTCGGAAGCAAGTTCCTTGAAAATCTTGACTTTTATGATGAAGCAAAAAAGATAATACAGAAAATGTCAAATAAGTGTAGCGAAACAGTACACCTTGCCGTGCTTGATAAAATGGATGTCGTGTATATCTATAAAGTAGACAGCACCCAGGCAATAAGGATGTCGTCATCTATTGGTATGCATATGCCTGCACATGCGACGGCAATAGGAAAGGCACTTTTATCCAGATATACTGATAAAGAGATATTTAATCTGTATAAAGATTATCCAATGGTCAAGATAACGTCAAATACTATAACGGATATAAATGAGCTTACAAAACAGATAAAAGAGATTCGCAAAAATGGATATGCATATGAAAAAGAGGAATCGACAGAAAAAATAGAATGCGTTGCGGCTCCTATTCATGATGCAAATGGCAAGATATTTACTGCGGTAAGTATTGCTGTGCCTGTTTTTAGAGTAGATGATAAAAAAATAGAAGAATTAATTAAATTAGTAAAACAAGGTGCAGAGGAAATAGAAAAATTAGCCTGTAAAGGTTATATAGGGAATATAGGGGGTTAAAGATGAAAGCAGCTGTATGGATTGGCAAAAATCAAGTTGAAGTAAAAGAAGTTGAAGATCCTAAAATCAAAAGCGATGAAGTGCTTGTAAAAGTAAAGAGCGCCGGAATATGTTCAACTGATATACATGTTATAAAAGGCGATTTTTATAATGGGAATCCACCGCATATACTCGGGCATGAAATTGCAGGAGATATAATTGAGATAGGGGAAAAAGTTGACAGATGGAAAAATGGAGACAGAGTCGTCGTAGAAACCATGGTAAATTGCGGAGATTGTTACTATTGTAGAAGAGGAATGAAGAATCTCTGTGATCACGGTGGAGACATAGGATTTCCGCCTTACCAGGGAGGTTATGCAGAATATATTGCTGTTCCTGCAAGATGCCTTTATAGAATACCTGATAATGTGACATATGATGAAGCGGGAATACTTGAAAGTTTTATATGCCCGGCAGGCTCAATTTTCAGGTTGGGTATGCATTTCGGGGATACCATTCTCATTCAGGGTGCAGGACCGGCAGGACTTGCATATGTTCAGTCGGTAAGGGCATGCGGTGCAGGTAAAATAATTGTGGCTGCAAGAAATGAAAAAAGACTCAGGCTCGCAAAAAAGTTTGGTGCACATGTTGTTATAGACATACAAAAAGAGAATATGGAAAGCCGTATCATGGAAGAAACAGACGGACATGGTGTTGATATTTCCATAGATGCCGCCGGTTTTCCTTCTACCGTTGAGAATTCAATCAAGTATGTTAGAAAGGGTGGAAATGTGATATTATACGGAATTCCGGATGACAGAGATTATATAAATTTTCCGGTTACACAAATAATACTAAAGCAACTTTCCGTTCACGGTGCATCGGGGAATCCGCATGTATGGCAGCCGGTACTTGATTTGCTTTCGCAGGGTATATTTAATTTGAAGGATATGGTTACACATACATTTACATTAGATCAATTTAACGAAGCTGTTGATTTTGTATCAAAGAGAAAAGACGGTGTTATAAAAGCGGTAGTACATCCATAGGAAGGGATATGCTATGAAAGAGTATAGAATAAAGAGGATTGAAAAAATATCTGATATTGCAGGGAAATGCGGCAGCGATGCTTTTATAACAGATAATTCAAATATTATAAGTTATATTACAGGATATTATCCGGATAAAAATACATATTCAGTTGTAATAGTGCTCGAGAATGGTGATATATATTTGGTATTACCGCGAAATTCCGATTTTATAGAAGAAGTAAATATTTATGAATAT contains these protein-coding regions:
- a CDS encoding IclR family transcriptional regulator; translation: MAVQNHRSLERALDITELISANKKGLGLSEICTKLNLPKSSVFSLVHTLTVRNYLNIDKYTGKYRLGLKIFEVGSKFLENLDFYDEAKKIIQKMSNKCSETVHLAVLDKMDVVYIYKVDSTQAIRMSSSIGMHMPAHATAIGKALLSRYTDKEIFNLYKDYPMVKITSNTITDINELTKQIKEIRKNGYAYEKEESTEKIECVAAPIHDANGKIFTAVSIAVPVFRVDDKKIEELIKLVKQGAEEIEKLACKGYIGNIGG
- the polX gene encoding DNA polymerase/3'-5' exonuclease PolX — encoded protein: MDKRTIVDVLNQIGLLLELKGENVFKSRAYYNAARKIETLDEDIGILVKEDRLKNIDGIGDALNKKLTELVETGRLEYYENLRASIPEGLIAMLKIPGLGPKKIRVLYDKLGIKTVDELEHACLGDKLTELRGFGENTQSRILRGIKFIRQFSGQHLFADAYNDAVKIRQYLINSGLPVRCEIGGSLRRKKEIVKDIDILATSDDPQKLMDTFASYEDMANIIAKGDTKTSITLKSGINVDLRVVCDDEYPYALHHFTGSREHNIAMRHRAKKMGFKMNEYGLFSGDVFIKCADEEGLFNKLGLSYIPPELRENMGEIEAAESNNIPKLIDERDIKGIFHVHTTYSDGANYLDEIVDAARERGYKYIGITDHSKSAFYANGLKNEDILRQFHEINGLNEKYKDITILKGIESDVLKDGSLDYDEETLKKFDFIIASVHSNFKMSKEDMTERILNAVKNKYTKILGHPTGRILLERDGYDIDIYKIIDAAAEYGKVIEINANPYRLDLDWRYIKYAKEKGVKFAICPDAHDIEGLDHVKYGIGIARKGWLEAGDVINTYELADLKKVFSGDVQ
- a CDS encoding alcohol dehydrogenase catalytic domain-containing protein, translated to MKAAVWIGKNQVEVKEVEDPKIKSDEVLVKVKSAGICSTDIHVIKGDFYNGNPPHILGHEIAGDIIEIGEKVDRWKNGDRVVVETMVNCGDCYYCRRGMKNLCDHGGDIGFPPYQGGYAEYIAVPARCLYRIPDNVTYDEAGILESFICPAGSIFRLGMHFGDTILIQGAGPAGLAYVQSVRACGAGKIIVAARNEKRLRLAKKFGAHVVIDIQKENMESRIMEETDGHGVDISIDAAGFPSTVENSIKYVRKGGNVILYGIPDDRDYINFPVTQIILKQLSVHGASGNPHVWQPVLDLLSQGIFNLKDMVTHTFTLDQFNEAVDFVSKRKDGVIKAVVHP